The Cytobacillus oceanisediminis genomic interval AATATGCATTATATGAAAGAATGCTTGGATAAGCACCCTGATGAAGAAATCTTTTTTTAAATTGGGGAAAGATTCATTTTTTCGAATATCCTCTTCTGGCTCAATTTTTTTAAAAAAAATTCCCAAATTATTCTTACCGTAGAATCGATTAAGTAGAACAAAGCATATGAAGATTTTTCACGAATCTGCAAAGAAAATGGCTCCAGCGAATAGCTGGAACCACCTTAATAATATTACGCAAATTTTCTTTTTAATGAATCTTATTGCCTATTGGCAGCATTCCTAAAATACCAGTAATACTAATCACTTCTCTTAGCGGTCAAAAACGGATTCCTTGCAATCCTCTCTTTATTTACTATTTTATTCCATAAACCTCATCAAATCCCCATGCACAATATCATCAGACAACCCAAGCTCTTTTCTCGAGATATCCATTAATGGTTCACAGCTATTGATGTCTGTTTCTTCTTCCGATTCGCTTTTGAAGCATTTACCCGCTTTGTAAAAATAGTCTCTAGCCATAAAGCTTCCATCCCGGAAAATAACTGGATGATTGGGATCCCTTGTAAAAAGGTTTTGCCCGAAGCTGAAGTTATCCTCAGAACTAATTCCGAGCAGATGAAGGATCGTTGCCCTAATATCGACTTCCCCGCCAATGTTCGAAAACGTTTTGCCTTCCACTCCCGGCACATGAATAATCAGCGGCACACTCTGCAGCTGCATGCGGTTAACAATGGTATCTTCCTGCCCCAGCAGCTCCAGAACGCCATGTTCGTATTTGTCCGAGATGCCATAATGGTCGCCGTACAATACAAACATTGTATTTTCATAGAGTCCGCTTGCTTTTAAGTCCTGGAAGAATGTTTTAATGGCTTCATCCTGATATCTAACGGTGGTCACATAGCGATTGACGACCATTTCACTCGTGCTGGCTTCAGGAATGAACTGATCTTCCTCCTCCAGCAAAAATGGGAAGTGGTTTGTCAGTGTGATAAACCTGGCATAGAAAGGCTTCTGCAGTTTTTCCAGATGCTGTATGGATTGCTGGAAGAATGAGATATCCTTTATGCCGTAGTTCACTGAGTTCTCTTCTGTGACCAAATAATCTGCTTTTGAAAAATAACGATTATACCCCAGAGAATCATACATGGCCTCCCGATTCCAGAACGAAGCATCATTCCCATGGAAAACGGCTGAGTAATACTCCTCATCAGATAGAATATGCGGCAAGCTTCGATAAGCGTTCTCCGTTTTTCTGACAAATGCAGATCCGCTGGATAATGGATAAAGGCCTGTATCGATCATGAATTCCGAGTCGGACGTTTTCCCCTGTGCTGTCTGATCATAGACCCCGCTGAAATAAAAGCTGTCTTCAATCAATGAATTAAGGAATGGCGTTATTTCCTGGCCATTCACCTTCTGGTTGATAACAAAATTCTGTGTGGACTCCATACTGATCAGAACGACATTCATTCCTTTTGCCGCACCAAAGTAATCTGATGGCTTATCTTCTTGAAATTGGACATACTCCGCTGAGGCTTCTGCGTCAGATGGACTGGCAAAAGCGCGATTGAGCGGGTATGATGCGGCGATGCCAATATCATAGAGATGATACTGATACAAGCCAATATGCTTAACAAGCTGCTGGCGATTGTATGATTCCGAAAATAAATGAGGCACTTTCACCATGCCGAGAATGATGGTCATGAATACAAATAACACACTGACAGCCGTGTAAAATCTTTTGGATTTAGCTGTAATTTGCTCATGCACTGATTTCCGTTTTATATAGAAAAGCCAAAAAATAGCCAGATCAGCAAATAACAGAAGATCCCATGGGCTAATCAATTCAAGTGTACTCGGTCCAATCCCTCCGACATTTTTAAACTGAAAAAGGATCGGAACGGTTACAAAATCAGTATAAAAACGATAATAAAGCAAATCCCCAAAAAGAATGCCTGTCAAAATCACCATCGTTGCAAAAATGGCTGCCGGTTTCACCTTTCGCTTAAAATATATATTAACCCCAAGAATGGCCATTATGGCCCCAATCGGGCTTAAAAGCATAAATAAAATATCAGTCCAGTTCTCCGGATGCAGATTAAATCCGATAAAGGATACAATGACCGTTTTTATCCAGATAAAAATGACGGCAAACCAAATGGGTGAAAGCTTTTTAAATAACTTCATAATCATACCGCTTTTCATATTGTTTTTCTAAAATACCTGCCATCATTTCGAGGGATGACATGACCTTCTGCTCATCCTGTGCCCCCATAAGAGCCACCTGAACCCAATTTCTATCAAGCAGGTACCTGCTTTCATAGCTTAAAAGAATTCCTATCTGTTTGCATGCGTCTCCAAATTCCCTGCTGGAAATGCTCTGCGGCAGACTGATAGTCAGGATGCCAGGCGAATAATCGTCGTCGCCAAGAACGGAAAATCCCCAGTCTTTCAGCTTTTTCCTTGCTATTCCAGCCAAAAGATTTATTTTCTCATAATCTATCAGCTTAATGCTCTCTTTTAATGCGTTGACCAGATTGGAAGAATGGGTGTATGGAATGCTTTGGTTTTCTTCGTACATCTTTAAGTCCAAGTATCTTGGAACTGCGCTGTTCTCTTTAATCTTGTCACGATGGAACACGATTGCCAGACCCGGATAGGAACCAAATCCCTTTCCGCTGACGGTCGATGCAAAATAAATATTCTTAAGGTTCAGCGGAATAATGCCGGCCGTGCTGCACGCATCCACGCAAAGCTCGGCACCATGCTCCTCGCATAGCTCCTGAATGCCGCTGATATCGAATACATACCCAGTTGAAGTTTCACAATGCACGGTCCACACCCATTTTATGGAGGGGTTTTCTTTCAGCATGTATGCAATTTCTTCGTGGGTAATCGGTTCATTCCACTCTCTTTCAATCGTTTGA includes:
- a CDS encoding LTA synthase family protein, giving the protein MKLFKKLSPIWFAVIFIWIKTVIVSFIGFNLHPENWTDILFMLLSPIGAIMAILGVNIYFKRKVKPAAIFATMVILTGILFGDLLYYRFYTDFVTVPILFQFKNVGGIGPSTLELISPWDLLLFADLAIFWLFYIKRKSVHEQITAKSKRFYTAVSVLFVFMTIILGMVKVPHLFSESYNRQQLVKHIGLYQYHLYDIGIAASYPLNRAFASPSDAEASAEYVQFQEDKPSDYFGAAKGMNVVLISMESTQNFVINQKVNGQEITPFLNSLIEDSFYFSGVYDQTAQGKTSDSEFMIDTGLYPLSSGSAFVRKTENAYRSLPHILSDEEYYSAVFHGNDASFWNREAMYDSLGYNRYFSKADYLVTEENSVNYGIKDISFFQQSIQHLEKLQKPFYARFITLTNHFPFLLEEEDQFIPEASTSEMVVNRYVTTVRYQDEAIKTFFQDLKASGLYENTMFVLYGDHYGISDKYEHGVLELLGQEDTIVNRMQLQSVPLIIHVPGVEGKTFSNIGGEVDIRATILHLLGISSEDNFSFGQNLFTRDPNHPVIFRDGSFMARDYFYKAGKCFKSESEEETDINSCEPLMDISRKELGLSDDIVHGDLMRFME